GCGGCCGTCCGCCGGGCGCGCCCAAGCGGCTGAACCGGCTGCCCGCCTACACGACCTGGCAGACGCGCGCCGAGCCCGAGCAGGTCCGCGAGGCCGCCCTCGCACTGCTGAAGAAGCGCCGGTTCCGGGCCCATCTCGCCGGTGACGCCGTCGCCGCCGAGAAGGGCTATCTGCGCGAGGTCGGCAACCTCGCCTTCCACATCGCGCTGATCGTGATGCTGATCGCCTTCGCCTGGGGCCAGCTCTTCAAGTCCGAGGGCAACAAGCTCCTCGTCGAGGGCAGCGGCGGTTTCTCCAACACCCTCATCTCCTACGACGACTTCAAGTCCGGGAACCTCTTCAGCGTCGACGACCTGACGCCGTTCAGCTTCACCCTGGACAAGTTCACCGGAACGTACGAGAAGACCGGCCCGAACAAGGGCACCCCCCGCACCTTCCAGGCCGCCCTCACCTACAGCGTCGGGGCGTACGGCAAGGGCAAGAAGACCGTCGTCAAGGTCAACGAGCCGCTGGAGATCGGCGACTCGAAGGTCTACCTCACCGCGCACGGCTACGCCCCGGTCGTCACCGTCCGGGACGGCAAGGGCAACGTCGTCTTCAGCGACGCCGTGCCGCTGCTGCCGCTCGACGCCAACGTCACCTCCTCCGGAGTGGTGAAGGTCTACGACGGCTACAAGAACGCCAAGGGCGTCACCGAGCAGCTGGGCATCTCGGCCTTCTTCCTGCCGTCGTACGTCAAGGGCATGGAGACGGCCTCCTCCTTCCCGGCGCTGCTCAACCCGGTGCTGAACCTCACGCCCTACCACGGCGACCTGGGCGTCGACTCGGGCATCCCGCAGAGCGTGTACCAGCTCGACAAGTCGCACATGAAGGAGTTCAAGGACTCCAAGGACGAGCAGCTGCGCGGGAACCTCACGCCCGGCGAGACCATGACCCTCCCGGGCGGCGCGGGCTCGATCACCTACGAGGGCACCAAGGAGTGGGCGAACTTCCAGGTCACGCAGCAGCCCGGCAGTGGCTGGGCGCTGGGCGGCTCGATCACCGCGATCTTCGGTCTGGCCGGCTCCCTGTTCATCCAGCGCCGCCGGGTGTGGGTGCGCGCGACGCGCGGCGCTGACGGGGTGACGGTCGTCGAGATGGCCGGACTCGGCCGCAGCGAGTCCGCCAAGGTGCCCGAGGA
This window of the Streptomyces sp. NBC_01275 genome carries:
- a CDS encoding cytochrome c biogenesis protein ResB: MSKTAADEPTAGKAAAAEGAAAERAAAEVAVASDDQNLSAAGSQLSTAPADTLANLPGLGVIGWARWFWRQLTSMRVALLLLLLLALGAIPGSLIPQSGNDETKVADFRAAHGTLAPIYDKLGLFHVYSSVWFSAIYILLFVSLVGCIVPRTWQFVGQLRGRPPGAPKRLNRLPAYTTWQTRAEPEQVREAALALLKKRRFRAHLAGDAVAAEKGYLREVGNLAFHIALIVMLIAFAWGQLFKSEGNKLLVEGSGGFSNTLISYDDFKSGNLFSVDDLTPFSFTLDKFTGTYEKTGPNKGTPRTFQAALTYSVGAYGKGKKTVVKVNEPLEIGDSKVYLTAHGYAPVVTVRDGKGNVVFSDAVPLLPLDANVTSSGVVKVYDGYKNAKGVTEQLGISAFFLPSYVKGMETASSFPALLNPVLNLTPYHGDLGVDSGIPQSVYQLDKSHMKEFKDSKDEQLRGNLTPGETMTLPGGAGSITYEGTKEWANFQVTQQPGSGWALGGSITAIFGLAGSLFIQRRRVWVRATRGADGVTVVEMAGLGRSESAKVPEELGDLAGILYDQAPGASPDPDTPASPASPASPDTLDPEAVPAEGAEK